In Isosphaera pallida ATCC 43644, the sequence GACGATCTCGTGCGGGTTGATCCGGGTCGCAACGGCCTCTGGCTGTTGACCACGCCCGACGCGACCAGCCGGTTCTTGATCGGCACGATGCCCGGCGGCGCGGCGGGCTACCTGGCGTTGGCGGCAGTGGGTCTCCCCCTCACCCTAGCTCTAACGATCCACACCCTCTCGGCGCGGGGATCGCGCGAACCCCTCATGGTCCGCTTGAGCGATTCGGGACGCTGGGGCGTCGCCCTGGCTCTCGGCATGGCGACCCTGGGAGCCTCGCTCATGTGCGCCACGCTGGGCGGCTTTGGGAAGGCCGGCCCCATCCTAGGCGTCACCCTGCTGGTGGGTTTGGCGTTGACCCGCACGCCGGGTTGCAAGGCTTCAGCCTGGGCGTTGAGTGGCTTGGTTCTGCTGTTTGCCAGCTTGGGTGGATTTTGGCGGGCCTCCGGCGATCCCCCTGCGGCTCTCATCGGCTTCGATCCCTCCGAGTCGGCCCAGTTCGCAACCCTGCGCCGCGACCTGAGCGACGCTTGGATCATCCTTCAAGCCAACCCCATTCTGGGCGTGGGTTTGGGAGCTTTCGGCGCGATCCACCCCTACGTCAAAACCGGTGGGAACAACCTGACCGCCGCCCCCAGCGGTTGGATCCACTTCGCGGCCGAGGCAGGCGTCATTGGTCTGACTTTGGCTGTGATCGGCCTGATCTGGATCGCGCGCCGTCTCCCAACCGCGCTGAGACGGGTCGGACCAGCCGAACAACCTCTGGCCTGGGCCCTGTTAGGGGCGGGTTTGGGTCTTGGGGTGTATTCCCTGGTGGGCTGGACAGTCCAAGCGCCCGCCCTGGCTCTGGTCGGGGCCGTCCTGCTGGGCGCGACTCATC encodes:
- a CDS encoding O-antigen ligase family protein, with amino-acid sequence MPPTLPNPSTKEPLRRPSGGSPAPRPLSPAKVRTVLWLDRAFEVNLVGLIVGSILALGGTLWWSEPILAGGIVSLGVIHGVRGVLRGTQGFLKGPLTLLLVGVAGLGLAQSIPLPASLAGLLTPDSAAFDLGFPPSALERDDPAAGELAEGKLDTTQAGRRPATLDRHATLRATLLTLGTALVAMVVGQTTQDRRRLTLILGTLAAMLGINTLLALIQTAGHVPGWMGIITPGTKAPWSPSWAELAAAPGATRIHPWSDAPPALNLSGTDDDLVRVDPGRNGLWLLTTPDATSRFLIGTMPGGAAGYLALAAVGLPLTLALTIHTLSARGSREPLMVRLSDSGRWGVALALGMATLGASLMCATLGGFGKAGPILGVTLLVGLALTRTPGCKASAWALSGLVLLFASLGGFWRASGDPPAALIGFDPSESAQFATLRRDLSDAWIILQANPILGVGLGAFGAIHPYVKTGGNNLTAAPSGWIHFAAEAGVIGLTLAVIGLIWIARRLPTALRRVGPAEQPLAWALLGAGLGLGVYSLVGWTVQAPALALVGAVLLGATHRWLCGGLDQFVAVT